A stretch of Bradyrhizobium diazoefficiens DNA encodes these proteins:
- a CDS encoding ABC transporter permease: protein MSDFALHRGISVQRIGAMILRYWYLLMSSWPRLLELLYWPALQVITWGFIQYYIAQNASFFARAGGTLIGAVILWDILFRGQLGFSISFLEEMWARNLGNLMMSPLKPIEFLLSLTVMSLIRLAIGVIPMTLLALFLFHFNFYSLGLPLIAFFCNLIFTSWSVGIFVSGLVLRNGLGAESIVWTLMFAIMPLACIYYPVSVLPGWLQYVAWSLPPTYVFEGMRALLIENTFRIDLMVDALAINVVLLVASFGAFLALLRSAKKHGSLLSGGE from the coding sequence ATGAGCGATTTCGCCCTCCATCGCGGCATTTCCGTGCAGCGCATCGGCGCAATGATCCTGCGCTACTGGTATCTCCTGATGTCGTCCTGGCCGCGGCTGCTCGAGCTGCTGTACTGGCCGGCGCTTCAGGTCATCACCTGGGGCTTCATCCAGTATTATATCGCGCAGAACGCCAGTTTCTTCGCGCGCGCGGGCGGAACGCTGATCGGTGCCGTCATCCTCTGGGACATCCTGTTCCGTGGCCAGCTCGGCTTCTCCATCTCGTTCCTGGAGGAGATGTGGGCGCGCAACCTCGGCAACCTCATGATGAGCCCGCTGAAGCCGATCGAGTTTCTGCTGTCGCTGACGGTGATGAGCCTGATCCGGCTCGCCATCGGCGTCATCCCGATGACGCTGCTGGCGCTATTTCTGTTTCACTTCAATTTTTACAGCCTCGGCCTGCCGCTGATCGCCTTCTTCTGCAATTTGATCTTCACCAGCTGGTCGGTCGGAATCTTCGTGTCGGGCCTGGTGTTGCGAAACGGGCTGGGGGCCGAATCCATCGTCTGGACGCTGATGTTCGCGATCATGCCGCTCGCCTGCATCTACTATCCCGTGAGCGTGCTGCCCGGCTGGCTGCAATATGTCGCCTGGTCGCTGCCGCCGACCTACGTGTTCGAGGGGATGCGCGCGCTCCTGATCGAGAACACCTTCCGGATCGATCTGATGGTGGATGCGTTGGCCATCAATGTCGTGCTGCTGGTTGCATCTTTTGGGGCATTCCTTGCCCTTTTGCGCAGCGCCAAGAAGCACGGCTCGCTGCTGTCGGGCGGCGAATAA
- a CDS encoding ABC transporter substrate-binding protein yields the protein MRNGIFHLVTGTVLAIALSASSAYAQKKYDPGASDTEIKIGQTNPFSGPASAYATIGKTQAAYMKMINDQGGVNGRKINLIQYDDAYSPPKAVEQVRKLVESDEVLLTFQLLGTPSNAAVQKYLNAKKVPQLFAATGASKFTDPKNFPWTMGFNPNYFVEGRIYGQYIIKNHPTAKIGILYQNDDLGKDYLNGIKAGLGDKATAMIVAEASYEVSDPTIDSQILKIKDAGADLFFSATTPKQAAQAIKKIAELGWHPVQILDINATSVGAVMKPAGLEASKGVISVNYGKDPLDPTWKDDAGMKKYFAFMAKYYPDGDKDSSFNSYGYSTSQLMIYVLQRCGDNLTRENVMKVATSLKNVQLDLSLPGIVANTSPTDYRVNKQLQMMKFNGERWELFGPILEDSGPAG from the coding sequence ATGAGGAACGGCATTTTCCATCTGGTCACGGGAACGGTACTGGCGATCGCGCTATCGGCATCGTCGGCCTACGCGCAAAAGAAATACGACCCCGGCGCGAGCGATACCGAGATCAAGATCGGCCAAACCAACCCCTTCAGCGGACCGGCCTCCGCCTATGCCACGATCGGCAAGACCCAGGCCGCCTATATGAAGATGATCAACGATCAGGGCGGCGTGAACGGCCGCAAGATCAACCTGATCCAGTATGACGATGCCTATTCGCCGCCCAAGGCGGTCGAGCAGGTGCGCAAGCTCGTCGAGAGCGACGAGGTGCTGCTGACCTTTCAGCTTCTCGGCACGCCGTCAAACGCAGCCGTTCAGAAATATCTCAATGCGAAGAAAGTGCCGCAGCTGTTCGCCGCGACCGGCGCGTCGAAGTTCACCGATCCGAAGAACTTCCCGTGGACGATGGGCTTCAACCCGAACTATTTCGTCGAAGGACGAATCTACGGTCAGTACATCATCAAGAACCATCCGACCGCCAAGATTGGCATCCTCTACCAGAACGACGATCTGGGTAAGGACTATCTGAATGGCATCAAGGCCGGTCTCGGCGACAAAGCTACCGCCATGATCGTGGCGGAAGCCTCCTACGAGGTGTCCGATCCGACGATCGATTCGCAGATCCTCAAGATCAAGGACGCGGGCGCGGACCTGTTCTTCAGCGCGACCACGCCGAAGCAGGCGGCGCAGGCGATCAAGAAGATCGCCGAGCTCGGCTGGCATCCGGTGCAGATCCTCGACATCAACGCGACGTCGGTCGGCGCGGTGATGAAGCCGGCGGGTCTGGAAGCCTCCAAGGGCGTGATCAGCGTCAACTACGGCAAGGATCCGCTCGATCCGACCTGGAAGGACGACGCCGGCATGAAGAAGTATTTCGCGTTCATGGCGAAATATTATCCGGATGGCGACAAGGATTCGAGCTTCAACAGCTACGGCTACTCGACCTCGCAATTGATGATCTACGTACTCCAGCGGTGCGGCGACAACCTCACGCGCGAGAACGTCATGAAGGTGGCCACCAGCCTGAAGAACGTGCAGCTCGACCTGTCGCTGCCCGGCATCGTCGCCAACACCTCCCCGACCGACTACCGCGTCAACAAGCAGCTTCAGATGATGAAGTTCAACGGCGAGCGCTGGGAGCTGTTCGGTCCGATCCTCGAGGATAGTGGCCCGGCGGGCTAG
- a CDS encoding polyhydroxyalkanoate depolymerase: protein MPIGEFGGAPPLASEGSPVLTTPMYWMYEMAQASLNPARAVTDATKLLFQNPLNPWARTEVGKSVAAACELFERTTRRYGKPEWGLNDTEVNGIRVPVEVRSVWEKPFCKLLYFDRKFARPLRSPQPRVLIVAPMSGHYATLLRGTVEAFLPAHEVYITDWADARMVPLSEGRFDLDDYIDYVIEMLHVLGGNTHVIAVCQPSVPVVAAVSIMEARRDPFVPTSMTLMGGPIDTRRNPTGVNDLAQERGIDWFRNHVITKVPFPHPGMMRDVYPGFLQLNGFISMNLDRHMDAHKQLFANLVKGDGDLVDKHRDFYDEYLAVMDLSAEYYLQTVDTVFVKHSLPKGEMTHRGTRVDPSKVTRVALMTVEGENDDISGLGQTEATHGLCSSIPDHRRVHYVQKGVGHYGVFNGSRFKSEIVPRIHDFMVSAANPSSLQALAAE, encoded by the coding sequence ATGCCGATTGGTGAGTTTGGCGGCGCACCGCCTCTGGCGAGCGAAGGCAGTCCGGTCCTGACCACGCCGATGTACTGGATGTACGAGATGGCGCAGGCCTCTCTCAATCCAGCGCGCGCCGTCACCGACGCGACCAAGCTGCTGTTTCAGAATCCCCTGAATCCCTGGGCGCGCACCGAGGTCGGCAAGTCGGTCGCCGCGGCCTGCGAATTGTTCGAGCGCACCACGCGCCGTTACGGCAAGCCGGAATGGGGCCTCAACGACACCGAGGTCAACGGCATCCGCGTTCCCGTCGAGGTTCGTTCGGTCTGGGAGAAGCCGTTCTGCAAGCTACTCTACTTCGATCGCAAGTTCGCCCGTCCCCTGCGCAGCCCGCAGCCGCGCGTGCTGATCGTGGCGCCGATGTCCGGCCATTATGCGACGCTGTTGCGTGGCACGGTCGAAGCCTTCCTGCCGGCGCATGAGGTCTACATCACCGACTGGGCCGACGCCCGCATGGTGCCCTTGAGCGAAGGCCGCTTCGATCTCGACGATTACATCGACTACGTCATCGAGATGCTGCACGTCCTCGGCGGCAACACCCATGTGATCGCGGTGTGCCAGCCTTCCGTTCCCGTCGTCGCTGCCGTCTCGATCATGGAAGCGCGGCGCGATCCGTTCGTGCCGACCTCGATGACGCTGATGGGCGGCCCGATCGACACCCGCCGCAATCCGACCGGGGTGAACGACCTCGCCCAGGAGCGCGGCATCGACTGGTTTCGCAACCACGTCATCACCAAGGTGCCATTTCCGCATCCGGGCATGATGCGCGACGTCTATCCCGGCTTTTTGCAGCTCAACGGCTTCATCAGCATGAATCTCGACCGGCACATGGACGCCCACAAGCAGCTCTTCGCCAATCTGGTGAAGGGAGATGGCGACCTCGTCGACAAGCATCGCGACTTCTACGACGAATATCTCGCGGTGATGGATCTCTCGGCCGAGTATTACCTGCAGACCGTCGACACCGTGTTCGTGAAACATTCGCTGCCGAAGGGTGAAATGACCCATCGTGGAACTCGCGTCGATCCCTCCAAGGTCACGCGCGTTGCGCTGATGACGGTCGAAGGCGAGAACGACGACATCTCGGGTCTTGGTCAGACCGAGGCAACGCACGGATTGTGCAGCTCGATCCCCGACCATCGGCGTGTTCATTACGTCCAGAAGGGCGTCGGACATTACGGCGTGTTCAACGGATCGCGTTTCAAGTCGGAGATCGTGCCGCGGATTCATGACTTCATGGTCTCGGCCGCGAATCCGAGCTCGTTGCAGGCTCTCGCAGCCGAGTAG
- a CDS encoding DUF1304 domain-containing protein, with product MFLWDKPLGLKTFRNTPEKAEITKVLAANQGLYNGFLTAGLIWGLVHGNPAFAFQIKVFFLLCVIIAGAYGAATVSTRILMVQALPAAIALVALFLAWGP from the coding sequence ATGTTTCTCTGGGACAAACCGCTTGGCTTGAAGACCTTCCGCAATACGCCGGAGAAGGCCGAAATCACGAAGGTGCTGGCCGCCAATCAGGGACTCTATAACGGCTTCCTCACCGCGGGCTTGATCTGGGGGCTCGTCCACGGCAATCCGGCCTTCGCGTTCCAGATCAAGGTGTTCTTCCTGCTCTGCGTGATCATTGCAGGCGCTTACGGCGCGGCGACCGTCAGCACACGCATCCTGATGGTGCAGGCGCTGCCCGCGGCGATTGCACTGGTTGCATTGTTCCTGGCTTGGGGCCCTTAA
- a CDS encoding ActR/PrrA/RegA family redox response regulator transcription factor has translation MNAIAELNEQADRSLLIVEDDKPFLERLSRAMETRGFAVTSCDTVSDGLAQIGKSAPAFAVVDLRLGDGNGLDVVSALKKKRPDARAIVLTGYGNIATAVTAVKMGAIDYLSKPADADDVVAALLSTNTDKSELPANPMSADRVRWEHIQRIYEMCNRNVSETARRLNMHRRTLQRILAKRAPR, from the coding sequence TTGAACGCCATCGCCGAACTGAACGAACAGGCCGACCGCTCGCTTCTCATTGTTGAGGACGACAAGCCGTTCCTGGAGCGCTTGTCGCGCGCCATGGAAACGCGCGGCTTTGCGGTGACCTCTTGCGACACCGTCTCGGATGGTCTCGCACAGATCGGCAAGTCGGCGCCCGCATTCGCCGTGGTCGATTTGCGGCTCGGCGACGGCAATGGTCTCGACGTGGTGTCCGCGCTGAAGAAAAAGCGCCCCGATGCGCGCGCGATCGTGCTGACCGGCTATGGCAACATCGCTACCGCCGTCACCGCGGTGAAGATGGGCGCGATCGATTACCTCTCGAAGCCCGCCGATGCCGACGACGTCGTCGCAGCGCTGCTCTCCACCAACACGGATAAATCCGAGCTGCCGGCGAACCCGATGTCGGCCGATCGCGTCCGCTGGGAGCACATCCAGCGCATCTACGAGATGTGCAACCGCAACGTCTCGGAAACGGCGCGCCGGCTCAATATGCACCGGCGGACCTTGCAGCGGATCCTGGCGAAGCGCGCGCCGAGGTGA
- a CDS encoding DUF1330 domain-containing protein has product MGHIDPTKEIFAQFRDNDRPGPIHMLNLVRLRKEAAYPDGRKASGAEAYAAYGRESGPVFERLGGRIVWQGKFELMLIGPEAECWDHCFIAEYPSVAAFVEMIRDPVYREAVKHRKAGVEDSRLIRYAVLPVGKNFGEIPE; this is encoded by the coding sequence ATGGGCCATATAGATCCGACCAAGGAGATCTTTGCGCAATTCCGGGACAACGACCGGCCGGGCCCGATCCACATGCTGAACTTGGTGCGCTTGCGCAAGGAGGCGGCCTATCCCGACGGCCGCAAGGCCAGCGGCGCGGAAGCCTACGCGGCCTATGGTCGCGAGAGCGGCCCGGTGTTCGAGCGCCTCGGCGGCCGCATCGTCTGGCAGGGCAAATTCGAGCTGATGCTGATCGGCCCCGAGGCAGAGTGCTGGGATCACTGCTTCATCGCCGAATATCCAAGCGTTGCCGCCTTCGTCGAGATGATCCGCGATCCCGTCTATCGCGAAGCGGTGAAGCACCGCAAGGCGGGGGTGGAGGATTCGCGCCTGATCCGGTACGCAGTGCTGCCGGTGGGGAAGAACTTTGGGGAGATACCGGAGTAG
- a CDS encoding ActS/PrrB/RegB family redox-sensitive histidine kinase, with amino-acid sequence MTETAASDFRPSQRHIRLDTILRLRWLAVLGQLAAIFIVAQGLEFEVEIVPCVSIIGLSAALNLALQTVANPMQRLEPIHAAGLLALNIAELAGLLFFTGGLQNPFSFLFLAPVLISATALPARLTFALGVLVVACASILFFFHLPLPWDSEDPVVLPPIYLVGVWLSIVLAIGVTSLYSFQVTEEARKLADALAATELVLTREQHLTQLDGLAAAAAHELGTPLATIFLISRELEKTVKDPVFAADLKTLREQTQRCRDILSKITQLSSTGAPFDRMKLSELIEEVVAPHRDFGVDIKVRIAVAVTAEPVGSRNPAVLYGVGNIVENAVDFARTTVEVNAWWNNDTIEIVISDDGPGIPPDLIKRIGEPYLSRRRTQDAGGGLGLGVFIARTLLERTGAKVSFTNRTFPEHGAVVQIAWPRERFEAIESLEETIG; translated from the coding sequence ATGACCGAGACCGCTGCTTCCGACTTCCGCCCTTCGCAACGGCACATCCGCCTGGACACCATCCTGCGGCTGCGCTGGCTCGCGGTGCTGGGCCAGCTCGCCGCGATCTTCATCGTGGCGCAGGGGCTGGAGTTCGAGGTCGAGATCGTTCCCTGCGTCAGCATCATCGGCCTGTCGGCGGCGCTCAACCTTGCGCTGCAAACCGTGGCCAATCCGATGCAGCGGCTGGAGCCGATCCATGCGGCCGGGCTGCTGGCGCTGAACATCGCGGAACTGGCCGGACTGCTGTTCTTCACCGGCGGATTGCAGAACCCGTTCTCGTTCCTGTTCCTGGCGCCGGTGCTGATCTCGGCGACCGCGCTTCCGGCCCGGCTCACCTTCGCGCTCGGCGTCCTCGTGGTGGCCTGCGCCTCGATCCTGTTCTTTTTCCATCTGCCATTGCCATGGGACTCGGAAGATCCCGTGGTGCTGCCGCCGATCTATCTCGTCGGCGTGTGGCTTTCGATCGTGCTCGCGATCGGCGTCACCAGCCTCTACTCCTTCCAGGTGACCGAGGAGGCGCGCAAGCTTGCCGACGCCTTGGCCGCGACCGAGCTGGTGCTGACGCGCGAGCAGCATCTGACCCAGCTCGACGGATTGGCTGCGGCCGCCGCGCACGAGCTCGGCACGCCGCTCGCGACCATCTTCCTGATCTCGCGCGAGCTGGAAAAGACGGTGAAGGATCCGGTCTTCGCCGCCGACCTCAAGACCCTACGCGAGCAGACGCAGCGCTGCCGCGACATTTTGAGCAAGATCACCCAGCTCTCCTCCACGGGCGCGCCGTTCGACCGCATGAAACTGTCCGAGCTGATCGAGGAAGTGGTGGCGCCGCATCGCGATTTCGGCGTCGACATCAAGGTCCGGATCGCAGTGGCCGTCACGGCCGAGCCGGTCGGATCGCGCAATCCGGCGGTGCTCTACGGCGTCGGCAACATCGTCGAGAACGCCGTCGATTTCGCCCGCACCACGGTCGAGGTGAACGCGTGGTGGAACAACGACACGATCGAGATCGTGATCTCCGACGACGGCCCCGGCATTCCGCCCGACCTCATAAAGCGGATCGGTGAGCCCTATCTGTCGCGGCGGCGTACCCAGGATGCCGGCGGCGGCCTGGGTCTCGGCGTGTTCATCGCCCGCACGCTGCTGGAGCGCACCGGCGCCAAGGTCTCGTTTACCAATCGGACCTTTCCGGAACACGGTGCCGTGGTGCAGATCGCGTGGCCGCGCGAGCGTTTTGAGGCTATCGAGAGCTTAGAGGAGACAATAGGATAG
- a CDS encoding transglycosylase domain-containing protein translates to MGSGKKKGGRKEPLFGLPAALADLRLTAADRVPGGDDKPKKSAKRKTETSDDEPPRERKAQPSRSGAKRRSKSSISAGLGRLVYWGAVLSLWGVIAVIGVVIWVGAHLPPIQSLEIPKRPPTIQIVGMDGSLLAQRGEMAGANVSLKDLPPYLPKAFIAIEDRRFYSHFGIDPIGILRALVTNVLHRGVSQGGSTLTQQLAKNLFLTQERTMARKLQEAELAIWLERKHTKNEILELYLNRVYFGSGAYGVEAAAQRYFGKPAKNVTIAEAAMLAGLVKSPSRLAPNRNPEGAEERAKIVLAAMADAKFITEAQAQASIGHPSYNVKPVGAGTVNYVADWIGEVLDDLVGQIDESIKVETTIDPKLQSAAEAAVIDELAAKSVKFNVSQGALVAMTPDGAVRAMVGGRNYSESQYNRAVTAKRQPGSSFKPFVYLTAMEQGLTPDTVRQDAPIEVKGWKPENYTHEYFGAVTLTQALAMSLNTVAIRLGLEVGPKNVVRTAHRLGISSKLEPNASIALGTSEVSVVEMVGAYAPFANGGFAATPHVVTRIKTLDGKLLYMRPADEHNQVIEPRYVGMMNTMMRETLISGTAKKAEIPGWQAAGKTGTSQDYRDAWFIGYTANLVTGVWLGNDDNSPTKKATGGGLPVEVWSRFMRTAHEGVPVAALPNLQSNWGPANLVQISSQVSAPTQAAPGPASAPVGNGGYRAPPPMRANVRPQAAAGLDGWLMDRLFGGNR, encoded by the coding sequence ATGGGGTCGGGAAAGAAAAAGGGCGGGCGGAAAGAGCCGCTGTTCGGCTTGCCTGCAGCGCTCGCCGATCTGCGCCTGACCGCGGCGGACCGCGTTCCCGGCGGCGACGACAAGCCGAAAAAGTCCGCCAAGCGCAAGACCGAAACGTCCGACGACGAACCGCCGCGCGAGCGGAAGGCGCAGCCGAGCCGCAGCGGCGCCAAGCGGCGGTCGAAATCATCCATCAGCGCCGGCCTCGGCCGCCTCGTCTATTGGGGCGCCGTGCTGAGCCTGTGGGGCGTGATCGCCGTGATCGGCGTCGTGATCTGGGTCGGCGCCCATCTGCCGCCGATCCAGTCGCTCGAAATCCCAAAACGCCCGCCGACGATCCAGATCGTCGGCATGGACGGCAGCCTGCTGGCGCAGCGCGGTGAGATGGCCGGCGCCAACGTGTCCCTGAAGGATCTGCCGCCCTATCTGCCGAAGGCCTTCATCGCCATCGAGGACCGCCGCTTCTATTCGCATTTCGGCATCGACCCGATCGGCATCCTGCGCGCTTTGGTCACCAACGTGCTCCATCGCGGCGTGTCGCAGGGCGGCTCGACGCTGACGCAGCAGCTCGCCAAAAACCTGTTCCTGACCCAGGAACGCACCATGGCGCGCAAGCTGCAGGAGGCGGAGCTCGCGATCTGGCTGGAGCGCAAGCATACCAAGAACGAGATCCTGGAGCTCTATCTCAACCGCGTTTATTTCGGCTCCGGCGCCTACGGCGTCGAGGCCGCAGCCCAGCGCTATTTCGGCAAACCGGCGAAGAACGTCACGATCGCAGAAGCCGCGATGCTGGCCGGTCTCGTCAAATCGCCCTCGCGCCTGGCGCCGAACCGTAATCCCGAAGGCGCCGAGGAGCGCGCGAAAATCGTGCTCGCGGCGATGGCGGACGCCAAATTCATCACGGAAGCGCAGGCGCAAGCCTCGATCGGCCATCCTTCCTACAATGTGAAGCCGGTCGGCGCCGGCACCGTGAACTACGTCGCCGACTGGATTGGCGAGGTGCTGGACGATCTCGTCGGCCAGATCGACGAGAGCATCAAGGTCGAGACCACGATCGATCCAAAGCTGCAGAGCGCCGCCGAGGCCGCGGTCATCGACGAGCTCGCGGCCAAGAGCGTGAAGTTCAATGTCAGCCAGGGCGCGCTGGTGGCGATGACGCCCGACGGCGCCGTGCGCGCCATGGTCGGCGGCCGGAACTACTCCGAAAGCCAGTACAACCGCGCGGTCACCGCCAAGCGCCAGCCGGGCTCCTCGTTCAAGCCGTTCGTCTATCTGACCGCGATGGAGCAGGGCCTGACGCCCGACACCGTCCGCCAGGACGCGCCGATCGAGGTCAAGGGCTGGAAGCCCGAGAACTACACCCATGAATATTTCGGCGCGGTGACGCTGACGCAGGCGCTGGCGATGTCGCTCAACACCGTCGCGATCCGCCTTGGCCTCGAGGTCGGGCCGAAGAACGTGGTGCGCACCGCGCACCGGCTCGGCATCTCCTCGAAGCTCGAGCCGAACGCCTCGATCGCGCTGGGCACCTCGGAAGTCTCGGTGGTCGAAATGGTCGGCGCCTATGCACCGTTCGCCAATGGCGGCTTCGCAGCAACGCCCCACGTGGTGACGCGGATCAAGACGCTCGACGGCAAGCTGCTCTACATGCGGCCGGCCGACGAGCACAACCAGGTGATCGAGCCGCGCTATGTCGGCATGATGAACACGATGATGCGGGAGACGCTGATCTCCGGCACCGCCAAGAAGGCCGAGATCCCCGGCTGGCAGGCGGCCGGCAAGACCGGCACCAGCCAGGATTACCGCGACGCCTGGTTCATCGGCTATACCGCCAACCTCGTCACCGGCGTCTGGCTCGGCAATGACGACAACTCGCCGACCAAAAAGGCGACCGGCGGCGGCCTGCCGGTGGAAGTCTGGTCCCGCTTCATGCGCACCGCCCACGAGGGCGTCCCGGTGGCAGCCCTGCCGAACCTGCAAAGCAATTGGGGGCCGGCGAACCTCGTGCAGATCTCATCGCAGGTGTCGGCGCCGACACAGGCGGCGCCCGGACCCGCATCTGCGCCGGTCGGCAATGGCGGCTATCGTGCCCCACCGCCGATGCGCGCCAATGTGCGGCCGCAGGCTGCCGCCGGGCTGGATGGCTGGCTGATGGACCGGCTGTTTGGCGGAAATCGGTAG
- a CDS encoding methylated-DNA--[protein]-cysteine S-methyltransferase codes for MPARSTKTPERFSLDRLATPIGIALLVTDAEGALRALDWDDYEHRMHELLRLHYGAVDLVDQSAPTEMKTTLSAYFEGDLGQLSRVAWRTAGTPFQQKVWSALAQIPVGATMSYGALAAKIGMPKAIRAVGHANGSNPISVVLPCHRLIGADGSLVKYGGGLERKRWLLRHEGVEI; via the coding sequence ATGCCCGCTCGATCAACCAAGACGCCTGAACGCTTCAGTCTCGATCGTCTGGCGACGCCGATCGGGATCGCGCTGCTCGTCACCGATGCCGAGGGCGCGTTGCGCGCACTCGACTGGGACGACTATGAGCACCGCATGCACGAGCTGCTGCGGCTGCATTATGGTGCGGTGGATCTGGTTGATCAGTCCGCGCCGACGGAGATGAAGACCACGCTATCGGCTTATTTCGAGGGTGATCTCGGTCAGCTCTCACGGGTCGCATGGCGCACCGCCGGCACGCCGTTCCAGCAGAAGGTCTGGTCCGCGCTGGCCCAAATTCCCGTCGGCGCCACGATGAGCTACGGCGCGCTCGCCGCAAAGATCGGCATGCCGAAAGCCATCCGCGCCGTCGGCCATGCCAACGGCTCCAACCCGATTAGTGTGGTGTTGCCGTGCCATAGGCTGATCGGTGCCGATGGCTCGCTGGTGAAATATGGCGGCGGCCTCGAGCGCAAGCGCTGGCTGCTCAGGCATGAGGGCGTGGAGATTTAA
- a CDS encoding ABC transporter ATP-binding protein encodes MTENFKASSRPTVAGGTLSAAIEVDRLVKVYKQTRAVDGISFSLPRGSITGLLGGNGAGKTTTIAMIMGLVLPTSGRVRVLGHRMPEESAAVLGRMNFESPYVDMPMRLTVRQNLTIFGKLYAVTNLRDRIAKLADDLDLTEFIDRANGKLSAGQKTRVALAKALINQPELLLLDEPTASLDPDTADWVRAHLERYRKDNNATILLASHNMLEVERLCDRVIIMKLGRIEDDDTPDAIMARYNRTTLEEVFLDVARGRVNGEKEGAR; translated from the coding sequence ATGACTGAGAACTTCAAGGCTTCAAGTCGGCCGACTGTCGCGGGTGGCACATTGTCCGCGGCCATCGAGGTCGATCGCCTGGTCAAGGTCTACAAGCAGACCCGCGCAGTGGACGGCATCTCCTTCTCGCTTCCCCGCGGCAGCATCACCGGGCTACTCGGCGGCAATGGCGCCGGCAAGACCACCACCATCGCGATGATCATGGGGCTGGTGCTGCCGACCTCCGGCCGCGTCCGCGTGCTCGGCCATCGCATGCCGGAGGAAAGTGCCGCGGTGCTGGGACGGATGAATTTCGAGAGCCCCTATGTCGACATGCCGATGCGGCTCACGGTGCGGCAGAACCTCACCATCTTCGGCAAGCTCTATGCGGTGACGAATCTTCGCGACCGCATCGCCAAGCTGGCCGACGATCTCGATCTCACCGAATTCATCGATCGCGCCAACGGCAAGCTCTCTGCCGGGCAGAAGACCCGGGTTGCGCTTGCAAAGGCGCTGATCAACCAGCCGGAGCTGTTGCTGCTGGACGAGCCGACCGCATCGCTCGACCCGGATACGGCCGACTGGGTGCGTGCGCATCTGGAGCGTTACCGGAAGGACAACAACGCCACCATCTTGCTGGCGTCGCACAACATGCTCGAGGTCGAGCGGCTCTGCGACCGCGTCATCATCATGAAGCTCGGTCGGATCGAGGACGACGATACGCCCGATGCCATCATGGCGCGCTACAACCGCACCACGCTGGAGGAGGTGTTCCTGGACGTCGCGCGCGGCCGGGTGAACGGTGAGAAGGAGGGGGCGAGGTGA
- a CDS encoding M48 family metallopeptidase, giving the protein MICFCAERFPWQRLWQNPGELLLPGLTDMATRALLYRRPHEPKTLLITHGSQFFAIRLRRHRRARRYTLRIHPSDREAILTIPPRGTLAEAKDFAQRHGAWIAARLGRLPKAAPFQPGTVIPLRGVPHRIVHRAGSRGTVWTETRDSGERILCVAGGIEHTDRRVHDFLKREARSDLQRSAEAHADELGVKVKRLSIRDQSSRWGSCTSAGSLSFSWRLILAPPFVLDYLAAHEVAHLVEMNHSARFWRVCGKACPSMERAKKWLDTYGNDLHRYGVED; this is encoded by the coding sequence ATGATTTGTTTTTGCGCCGAGCGCTTTCCCTGGCAGCGGTTATGGCAGAATCCGGGCGAACTCCTGCTCCCCGGACTGACAGACATGGCCACTCGCGCGCTCCTCTACCGTCGGCCCCACGAACCAAAGACCCTCCTGATCACCCATGGATCGCAATTTTTCGCGATTCGCTTGCGCAGGCATCGCCGCGCGCGCCGTTACACGCTCAGAATTCATCCGAGCGACCGCGAAGCGATCCTCACGATCCCGCCGCGCGGCACGCTCGCCGAAGCCAAGGACTTCGCGCAGCGTCACGGCGCATGGATCGCCGCACGTCTCGGCCGTTTGCCGAAGGCCGCGCCATTCCAGCCTGGCACAGTGATACCGCTACGCGGTGTCCCCCATCGCATCGTTCATCGGGCAGGCAGCCGCGGCACGGTGTGGACGGAGACGCGCGATAGCGGCGAACGCATTCTCTGCGTCGCCGGTGGAATCGAACATACCGACCGCCGTGTGCATGACTTTCTCAAGCGCGAGGCGCGCAGCGATCTGCAACGCTCCGCGGAAGCCCATGCCGACGAGCTCGGCGTCAAAGTGAAGCGGCTCTCGATCCGGGATCAGTCCAGCCGCTGGGGCTCCTGCACCTCGGCGGGCTCGCTGTCGTTCTCCTGGCGCCTGATCCTCGCACCGCCCTTCGTGCTCGACTATCTCGCCGCCCACGAGGTCGCCCATCTCGTCGAGATGAACCACTCGGCGCGGTTCTGGCGCGTGTGCGGAAAAGCCTGTCCGTCGATGGAGCGCGCCAAGAAGTGGCTCGACACCTACGGCAATGATCTGCACCGGTACGGGGTCGAGGATTAG